The Hordeum vulgare subsp. vulgare chromosome 7H, MorexV3_pseudomolecules_assembly, whole genome shotgun sequence DNA window GGAGGCGGCCTCTGCGCCGGACCAGTTTGGGATCCAGTCTCAGTGGTGGTTGGGCTGGAGCATCAGACTATAGATGTTAGGATTTGGTGCGATATCTGTTTGGTATTTGGCCTGGATATTCAGCACACCTTCATCAAGGAATAGGAGTAGCAACATGTGTTGCCTAGATGGTGGCTTCAAGCTAACTGATGTATTACGTTGTATGGTctctgtgaataattaataaaatggttgtatgcatcgtctagatgcagaggccgggggtatatcctccttttctaaaaataataataataataattgttACGCTCATGCCAAAAAGAAAATGTATGTACGACATGATTGACCACAATCTGTATAGATCATTCCGTGCTTATTATTTAGTTCAAACATACAACTTATTGGTCACATTTGTATTGCTTGGTATCACCAACACGTACGACAGGTACGTACGATCTCATCACATGTCACGACTAAATATCTCGTATCAGCTAGATGTAACTGACACCCGTCGCGACTTGAGAGACATTGGAATAAAACTtggcatcacttggcctttctcgAACGATCGAGGAAGTGATGCAAATCCTCTTTCTCCTGGTTCTGCTTCATATTCCCTTCTGGTTGTTATTGATGTTAATGATCTGATTGATTGAGGAATCCAGATTGACAACGTTGTGCTTGCGCTTGAACTCGCCGACGGTTAGGGTGCGGTAGCGTGGCGGGTTGTCCTCGCTGACGAACTCCTCCGCAGGGCCGACGACGCAGTCGTCTGCCGGCACAATGAACGAGGCCACTGACAGCCGGGGCTCGGCAAAGTTGGTGGCCGCGCGGTGCTCGACAGCCTTCAGATACCCGTTGGTCACGACCTGCATGCATGAATATAGTGTGTATATACGTGCAAAACCAAGAAATGAGCAATCTGAATTATATTATTACTGGATATTCAATACTAGTAATTACACTTAACGACGATGCAAAAAAGTCACCTCGAGCTGTAGGCCGAAGTTGATAACCAAGGAGTTTGGCACGGGCTGGACCTTGATCCAGCCGCCCTTGTAGGCGATCTCGAGGCCAGGAACGGCCCCGGGGAGGAGGACGGTCATAAGGTCCCGGTCACAGTGTGGCGGCAGGCCCAACGTCCTGCTCGGGTTCGGGCTAGGCGGGTAGTAGTTGATATCGACGACCACGCGGCCTCCGCTGATGTCCCCGACAAAGAAGTCTGGCCGGAGTCCCAGTCCCTCGCACAGCAGCCGCAGGATCTCCATGGCCACGCCTCTTGCCAACGAGGTGTAGTTCCCAACAACCTCCCTGCAGATTAGAATCGAAGGCGCAAAGATCAGTTGACATGAAAGCAAGCCATTCGATTCGTCGGCCTAAATGGTTGCAGCTTAATTATTATTACCGGAGCATCTGTGGCTTGTGGGGCCAGTCCTTGGTGTCGCCCGAAGGCAAGGGGTAGAGGAGTTCGAGGACGTCAATCCAGTACTTCTCGCCTAGGGTCTCGAAGGCGGAGCCGCAGAAGAGCTTGTTGCGTTCGCTTCTGTCTTCAGAGAAGAACTCCGCCTTGTCCTCCGCAGGCATATCGAAGAACTCATGGCACACCGCGTACATTTCATGCAGCATCGGCTCGGAGATGCCATGGTTGACCACCTGCATGCAATGCAATACTACCAGTTGGTCGGTCAATTCCGATAATTCAAGCAGGTGGATtggttattttattttaatttttttttaaaggTGGGATTTTGTTATTGTTGATGAGATGGATCCATCGAGAGCGAGCAACTAGCCTGGATGAAGCCGTACTCCTTGCCAGAGTCGAGGATGGCTTGGCGGACCTCGTCGCGGCCGCGGGACATGTCGATGATGGGCAGGGAGACATCGGTGGTGGCTGGGTGGAGTCGATCTGCCGGCAATAGGAAGGAGTCTGGAATCGACGACGCGTGCACCGGGGTCAGGTTCATCACCTTCGCCATGGATGATCCAAGAGAGCTAGTTAGCTAGCTAGAGGATGAGAGCAAAGAAGAGTGCGTAGGTGCTTGGATTGGTCGCTCGATCGTGTTATAATCCTCCGGCCAGCCGTGTTTTGTAGTCGTGGGATGCTCTGGGCAGCAAGAAGCATGCTTGATGATAGCATCTCCTATTCCTATTTTGGGTGTCTGATCAAATCATGCGTTTGTTAGTGATTAATAAAATGAGAGCGAGAGTGGGAGTGACAGCGTGAAACTTGCCGTTCAAATCGTCCTCGTCGTCTAGTATGGATTGTTATTATATATACTGTAATATACTAGACGGATGCATGGCCTCTCGGTTGATTATTAGATTATAAAAGTCCAGAATGAGTCGGTTAATCCTTTCCATGTGCTACTTCGGGTAGGTGTGGAGTCCAAGTTAGTCCATGTTGCTTTTGTAATTGGGTCCTAGCTAGCCTGTTTAGGTCAAATTGTCCGGCTAGTTTTGCTAGTCATAGTCCAAGTTATTTATTCATTTTTATCAATGAGGGTCAAAGTTAACTGGCCCGAGACTCCACTGCAATGTATTTGGTGCTCCTTCCGTCACTATTTAGAAGAcacggttaaatttacgtgcatttccatGATAGACAAGATTATTTAGGGTGCATTTCATTACTCATAGCAGCTAATTATAGTACTCTGTTATACTACTTTATATGTATGCGTAGTGTGACTGCTATTTTTTAGTCCATCTCATAACTAATCAATAACCATCTAGGTTCTAGATAATTTCCAAGCATGCcttttaaaccgtgacggagAGAATACCTCCGATTGCCCGGGGTGCCCCAACACCTCCTCGTAGGAACCGCCGTCCCACGCGGGAGGGAATCACAAGCCTGTTTTATTGTATTTCTTTTTtcatgtttttctttttattatttgtgtTCCTTTTTACTATTGAATATTAAACAAAACAAGTATTTTTTAAGACACTATTCAAAAACACATTAAAAATGTTGAATATGTATTTAAAAATGCTTAATAAGTATTAACAAATGTTGAATAAGATTTTATGAAATGTTAATCAAATATTTGAAAAATGTAGTTCCAGTATTTAAAAAATGTCGGCTAAGTATTACAAATGTTGAATAAGTATttagaaataaatagaaaaattatttaaaatttttAATTAGTATTAAAATATTGGGCAATTAAATAAGCGTTTGGACATTGTTgaatatatatacaaaaaatgtTGACCTTTTATTAAATAAATGTTTTTAACGTACATGAAAATTCAGATTGAAAAGAAAAACAAAcgtaagaaaaaacaaaaaataagaataaaaaaggaaaccaaacaaagaatggagaagaaatatgaaaaccaaaaaaaaggagaagaaaaaagaaaaccctgtcaagaaacaaaagaagataaaaaaacagaaaaaaaccgTGAAAACCAATGCGAAAAACGGTGAAATGGAGAAACAAACAAAGAAAATCtatgaaaaaacaagaaaaaacaaaaacgtaAACCTGAAAAACTAAGATGGTCTTAGCCTCCAAAACCGCAGTCCATGAttccacaggtcttctatttcaaCACGGTTTGCATGAAGATTTATTAAGTAcaaagaaacagacaggtcatctTCAATTTCGTCACCAATCCTGATTTTGCTGAGGTGTTTATCCCCAATCCGGATCAGTACTGGTAAGAAAGAAAGAAGGATAATGCATTATTgattaagattgcatcctagataGTATTTCTTTTAAATGGTTAACAGGTAAATAAAACCATATTTAGATTGCACATATTtctctaatcaaatttcatatataacatgttaaatttcaaGTTGCGGTTTAGAAGATACgagcaattttttttaaatgatatgTACTATGAGTTTAATGGCAAAAATATCAGGTTTTTTATTAATTAACATGACagactaagaatacctatttcaatttattattaataatttaaatgattaacaagtaaaataacatgatattcagattctacatattttcctaatcaaattatatatataacatgttaaattttgaGTTCCAGTTTAGAAGATATGAATATTTGAGAAAAACATTTGATATATACTGCAGATTTAATGTTAAAAATAACGGGTGGcttatataaaatagcatgacggactaagaatacaTATTTACTCTATTAGTAGCTATAGATTTTTTTTCACCTGTTTGTTTccattatttctttcttttttacTATT harbors:
- the LOC123410461 gene encoding mugineic-acid 3-dioxygenase encodes the protein MAKVMNLTPVHASSIPDSFLLPADRLHPATTDVSLPIIDMSRGRDEVRQAILDSGKEYGFIQVVNHGISEPMLHEMYAVCHEFFDMPAEDKAEFFSEDRSERNKLFCGSAFETLGEKYWIDVLELLYPLPSGDTKDWPHKPQMLREVVGNYTSLARGVAMEILRLLCEGLGLRPDFFVGDISGGRVVVDINYYPPSPNPSRTLGLPPHCDRDLMTVLLPGAVPGLEIAYKGGWIKVQPVPNSLVINFGLQLEVVTNGYLKAVEHRAATNFAEPRLSVASFIVPADDCVVGPAEEFVSEDNPPRYRTLTVGEFKRKHNVVNLDSSINQIININNNQKGI